Proteins encoded within one genomic window of Thermus oshimai DSM 12092:
- a CDS encoding dipeptidase produces MNALDPLLEFLSIPSVSTDPAHKEDVRKAALWLGERLRALGFRVELHETPLHPILYAERIVAEDAPTVLVYGHYDVQPPDPLELWETPPFTPTVREGRLYARGASDDKGQLWAHVAALEGFAPRVNVKFLVEGEEEIGSPHLLPFVQAHRERLRADAVLISDGAMFAPGVPTLTYGLRGLCYLEVRLKGARRDLHSGAFGGVAPNPIQALGWLLARLKDERTGRVLIPGFYERVRPVSEEEKALWPHLDEEALKAELGVEVLPGEEGYSPLERLWTRPTLDPNGVWGGYQGEGSKTVIPSEAGMKLSMRLVPDQDPEEIAELAEAYLKEVCPRGHRLEVRRLHGGKPVLTDPQSPPMRLMARALEEVWGRPVVYTREGGTIPVVAELKEALKAPIVLLGLGLPDDNLHAPNEKIDLVNLEKGLLALRRFYELLAEGG; encoded by the coding sequence GTGAACGCCTTAGACCCCCTGTTGGAGTTCCTGTCCATCCCCTCGGTCTCCACGGACCCCGCCCACAAGGAGGACGTGCGGAAGGCGGCCCTTTGGCTTGGGGAGCGCCTTAGGGCCCTGGGCTTCCGGGTGGAGCTCCACGAAACCCCCCTCCACCCCATCCTTTACGCCGAGCGGATCGTGGCCGAGGACGCCCCCACGGTGCTGGTCTACGGCCACTACGACGTCCAGCCCCCAGACCCCCTAGAGCTTTGGGAAACCCCCCCCTTCACCCCCACGGTGCGGGAGGGGCGGCTTTACGCCCGGGGGGCTTCGGACGATAAGGGCCAGCTCTGGGCCCACGTGGCCGCCCTGGAGGGCTTCGCCCCCCGGGTGAACGTGAAGTTTCTGGTGGAGGGGGAGGAGGAGATCGGAAGCCCCCACCTCCTCCCCTTTGTCCAGGCCCACCGGGAACGGCTTCGGGCGGACGCGGTCCTCATCTCCGACGGGGCCATGTTCGCCCCCGGGGTGCCCACCCTGACCTACGGCCTAAGGGGGCTTTGCTACCTGGAAGTCCGCCTCAAAGGGGCCCGGCGGGACCTCCACTCCGGGGCCTTCGGCGGGGTGGCCCCGAACCCCATCCAGGCCCTGGGCTGGCTCCTGGCCCGCCTCAAGGACGAGAGGACGGGCCGCGTCCTCATCCCCGGCTTTTACGAAAGGGTCCGCCCCGTCTCCGAGGAGGAGAAGGCCCTCTGGCCCCACCTGGACGAGGAGGCCCTGAAGGCGGAGCTGGGGGTGGAGGTCCTCCCTGGGGAGGAAGGGTATAGCCCCCTGGAGCGCCTTTGGACCCGGCCCACCCTGGACCCCAACGGGGTTTGGGGGGGCTACCAGGGGGAGGGCTCCAAGACGGTGATCCCTTCGGAGGCGGGCATGAAGCTTTCCATGCGCCTGGTGCCCGACCAGGACCCGGAGGAGATCGCCGAGCTCGCGGAGGCCTACCTGAAGGAGGTCTGCCCCAGGGGCCACCGGTTGGAGGTGCGGAGGCTCCACGGGGGAAAGCCCGTCCTCACCGACCCCCAAAGCCCCCCCATGCGCCTCATGGCCCGGGCCCTGGAGGAGGTCTGGGGCCGGCCGGTCGTGTACACCCGGGAGGGGGGGACCATCCCCGTGGTGGCGGAGCTTAAGGAGGCCCTAAAAGCCCCCATCGTTCTTCTCGGCCTCGGCCTTCCCGACGACAACCTCCACGCCCCGAACGAAAAGATCGACCTCGTCAACCTGGAAAAGGGCCTCCTGGCCCTCCGCCGCTTCTACGAGCTTTTGGCCGAAGGCGGATAG